The following are from one region of the Capsicum annuum cultivar UCD-10X-F1 chromosome 1, UCD10Xv1.1, whole genome shotgun sequence genome:
- the LOC107843169 gene encoding uncharacterized protein LOC107843169, which produces MELFDENVLIKVGLFALVQALVYLILSKSSNVFSKTQRSYSFKTARSVSIRRMAAALADLPAGGEPSPTSKDLTSSKSFK; this is translated from the coding sequence atggaattATTCGACGAAAATGTGTTGATAAAAGTCGGTCTCTTTGCTTTGGTCCAAGCTTTGGTTTATTTGATTCTATCAAAGTCATCAAATGTATTCTCCAAAACACAAAGATCATATAGCTTCAAAACAGCTCGTTCTGTCAGCATTCGCCGGATGGCTGCGGCACTAGCCGACTTACCTGCCGGCGGTGAGCCATCTCCGACTTCCAAGGACTTGACCTCTTCTAAGTCATTCAAGTAA